A stretch of the Medicago truncatula cultivar Jemalong A17 chromosome 5, MtrunA17r5.0-ANR, whole genome shotgun sequence genome encodes the following:
- the LOC11415523 gene encoding transcription factor SPATULA — protein MEHNNNNNNMSSSQDEISLFLHQILLRSSSSSSMPGSINQLQDGKISALDSTSRSNHAINVTSSSVGAGGGLSGNDTDEYDCESEEGVEALIEEVPTKSVGASRSSSKRSRAAEVHNLSEKRRRSRINEKMKALQNLIPNSNKTDKASMLDEAIEYLKQLQLQVQMLSLRNGLSLHPMYFHEGLHSLPLSRMSTELSEGNGSNPLNMTSTLPHPQDNPLLYPSNLPNKNTLPSQPSMSSYPSYINDTETSFGVESGIPAQKERLQRSSEPMHGEDLLQHQQLNAINSFTNLLGGSQVVKEFQSGAMATSTTNNTLQTCVAGRDQSGVVMRNSEPNIIFTSQLSR, from the exons atggaacataacaacaacaacaacaacatgtcttCTTCACAAGACGAaatctctctttttcttcatcaaattcttctccgttcatcttcatcttcttccatgcCAGGATCCATTAACCAGCTTCAAGATGGAAAGATCTCAGCCCTTGATTCAACTTCTAGATCAAACCATGCTATAAATGTCACTTCCTCTTCTGTTGGAGCAGGAGGAGGACTCAGTGGTAATGACACTGATGAATATGACTGTGAAAGTGag GAGGGTGTTGAAGCATTGATTGAAGAAGTTCCAACAAAGTCAGTTGGTGCTTCTAGGAGTTCTTCAAAAAGAAGTAGAGCAGCTGAAGTTCATAATTTGTCAGAAAAG AGAAGAAGGAGTAGGATcaatgagaaaatgaaagctTTACAAAATCTAATTCCAAATTCTAACAAG ACTGATAAAGCTTCAATGCTAGATGAAGCTATTGAATACCTTAAACAGCTTCAGCTCCAAGTACAG ATGCTGTCATTGAGAAATGGATTGAGTTTGCATCCTATGTACTTTCATGAAGGCTTGCATTCTCTGCCTTTGTCTCGGATGAGTACGGAGTTGAGTGAAGGAAACGGTTCTAATCCTTTAAATATGACATCTACTCTGCCTCATCCCCAAGACAACCCCTTGCTCTATCCATCAAATCTaccaaacaaaaacacattgCCGAGTCAGCCATCAATGTCTTCCTATCCTTCATATATTAACGACACGGAAACTTCTTTCGGGGTGGAATCTGGAATCCCAGCACAGAAAGAACGTCTTCAACGATCTTCAGAG CCAATGCACGGCGAAGACTTGTTGCAGCACCAGCAATTGAATGCAATAAATTCTTTTACCAATCTATTAGGTGGTTCTCAAG TTGTCAAAGAATTTCAGTCGGGCGCAATGGCTACATCTACTACTAACAATACTTTGCAAACTTGTGTCGCTGGAAGAGATCAGTCAGGAGTGGTCATGAGAAATAGCGAGCCCAACATTATATTTACATCGCAGTTAAGTAGGTAA
- the LOC11415522 gene encoding probable histone acetyltransferase HAC-like 2 — protein sequence MHCREVIVSGKRWFCTECKKFQECERCHSYDQHTSKNGEVHTLCQAVVDDISSNTKHNDIVLESRLFGNRDNFLIFCQKSQFQFDTLRRAKYSSMMILYHLHNPNAMTQNEHRLTQNCSTQACQYENQESNEEMMVKLLNVLKHASQCHRRASNAEPCSHPN from the exons ATGCACTGCCGTGAAGTGATAGTGTCTGGGAAGCGATGGTTTTGCACTGAATGCAAGAAGTTTCAGGAGTGTGAAAG ATGCCATAGTTATGATCAACACACTTCAAAGAATGGTGAGGTGCACACACTTTGTCAG GCCGTTGTTGATGATATCTCCTCCAACACTAAACATAATGATATCGTCCTTGAGAGTAGATTGTTTGGAAATAGGGACAACTTTTTGATCTTCTGCCAGAAGTCTCAGTTTCAGTTTGACACACTCCGTCGTGCCAAGTATTCCTCTATGATGATCCTCTACCATCTACACAATCCTAATGCGATGACTCAAAATGAACACCGGTTAACTCAAAACTGTTCAACACAAGCATGTCAATATGAGAATCAGGAGTCAAATGAAGAAATG ATGGTGAAACTGCTGAACGTTTTGAAGCATGCATCTCAATGCCACCGCCGGGCAAGTAATGCTGAGCCATGCTCTCATCCAAACTGA
- the LOC11411925 gene encoding E3 ubiquitin-protein ligase RNF12 yields MANQYRLGNQHSEETNPHRDAVYLRLFGTNISIINGGPRIVLFIPVIGGQTGARPTEPVAGSDFQRSGVVAGNSSNVNSISSFSDGINPTATGTRNDELFRASSRLKRSRSHDPLTRGETSNQGLQVDPSPSSSVPPRQPITTLNPSPSNYYQLNPPPAPLGFGFTIAAQTDQYIQTSSGSPRSENVTSHGGIHHNFISTSHELRPERNRLRIENFSVLDYWATQNRWLHSQERIDRMTNSEDWLSDEWLDKVMKAGLREEEISESIQKETYQPNIKETSTMNQTCTICQEDYIDGERIGRLDCIHRHIYHLDCISQWLEVKNVCPVCKEIALRIYDEDE; encoded by the exons ATGGCCAACCAATACCGTTTAGGAAACCAACATAGTGAAGAAACTAACCCACATCGTGATGCAGTATATCTAAGACTTTTTGGGACAAATATTAGCATTATCAATGGAGGACCCAGAATTGTATTGTTCATCCCGGTTATTGGAGGACAAACTGGAGCTAGACCTACTGAACCTGTTGCAGGATCTGATTTTCAAAGAAGTGGAGTTGTTGCAGGAAACAGTAGTAATGTGAATTCCATTTCATCATTCAGCGATGGAATTAACCCCACTGCTACTGGTACTAGAAATGATGAGTTGTTTCGTGCTAGTTCACGGTTAAAGAGAAGTAGATCACATGATCCATTAACTAGAGGTGAAACTTCTAATCAAGGTTTACAAGTTGACCCTTCGCCGAGTAGTTCTGTACCACCACGGCAACCAATAACGACTTTAAACCCTTCACCGAGTAATTATTACCAGCTAAACCCTCCTCCAGCTCCTCTTGGATTCGGATTTACTATTGCTGCACAAACTGATCAGTACATTCAGACTAGTTCAGGATCGCCAAGATCAGAGAATGTAACTAGCCATGGTGGCATTCACCACAATTTCATTTCAACTTCTCATGAACTTAGGCCAGAGAGGAACAGGCTCAGGATTGAG AACTTTTCGGTACTTGATTACTGGGCCACTCAAAATCGGTGGCTTCATTCTCAAGAGCGCATAGATCGGATGACTAATTCAGAGGACTGGCTTTCAGATGAATGGCTGGACAAG GTAATGAAGGCGGGGCTGAGAGAGGAGGAAATCTCAGAGTCTATCCAGAAAGAAACTTACCAGCCTAACATTAAGGAAACAAGCACAATGAATCAAACTTGCACCATATGTCAG GAAGATTATATTGATGGGGAGCGTATTGGAAGACTTGATTGTATTCACCGTCACATATATCATCTTGACTGCATCAGCCAATGGTTGGAGGTCAAGAATGTTTGTCCAGTCTGTAAGGAGATAGCTCTGAGGatttatgatgaagatgaataa